A segment of the Arachis hypogaea cultivar Tifrunner chromosome 5, arahy.Tifrunner.gnm2.J5K5, whole genome shotgun sequence genome:
GTGTGCTTCTTGTTTTGATGATATTCAGGGAAAATATTTTTAGTGGATTAGGTAACTTTGCACTAAAGAAAACATTTTAAAGTATTGCTGTGTTGTAATTACAATTACATCTTACACTCTTTCTATTATTCTTTATCGAACACAAGTTAATTAGATGGATTGTAGTTCATATTTAATATGTTTTAACCCTCGCGAACCACTCCCAAGCGATAAAAAGCACAGGAAGAAGAATAAGACACAAAATGAGAaagaaatcaaataatatattttctgaTGCTCTTATGAACTTCCCCTTCATAGATCATTGCTGGATGGAAAGCAATCAAACAGATCCTGAACAACTAAGTGAGCATAAAACCGGAAGTTGTGAAGAATGGGATGTTGGTGGTGGCTCATTCTCTGCCTCTTTTATGTCCAGGAGTCAGGATATCAGCTTTGGTGCTGGTTCGCCTACTTGCGATGCTCAATCACCTACATTCACATGCAGATCATCATTTTCGTCGTTTCTCGTGGAACCAGTTACTCCTTGTTTGGTTTCTGGTGGGTTTTCATTTCAGAGCACCAAAGATTCCGAAGGCTTGGAATTTTCTTCTCCTGTTCAATCAATGCTCAGCTTTTCATTTATTAGTCCCGGTGCCGTTGTTGAGCAAAAGAGCTGTAAATTGGAGCGCTCAACTAACACAGCTACAATAGATACGCTTGCTGGAGGTATGTGTAAATGTTTTTGGTTTaactttatttactttttcttggaTACTCCAGTCTGATTATGTTCGCGGTTTATTCCAGAAGCAAGCTTGGGAAATTTGCTTCTTGTATCGGAGTCTCCCCCTTGCATCGTCGGCCTTGATGTTAAAGAATCGAACCGGAAGCCTGCAGAGGCTAAAAGGGCAGGTGGAATGAATGGACAACGGGTAATGGGAATCCACAACAAGAGAAACCGGACAATTGGACTTGGCGATTGCGAGCAACTAGATCTTGTTGTGACTGAGTCAATCATCCGCTGGTCGTCGTGCACACAACTCCCTACTTCTTTGAGATCATCACTTGTCTGCTAAAACCAGATAGACTTCTTGAGAGATTAATCAAACAGCTCCATGTTGTGCCTAAGTGGGCGCATACCTGCACAAATTTTGCCTAACGCATTGTATATGTTTTCTCTTTTGCGTTGTTGATACTGTCTTCTTGCTGGTGTGATGCTGTGATTTGTAGTATAGATTCTGATTGAGTTCTAATTGCTCAGTTTCTTGTTTTTCCTTCATTCCCCTTTTAATGTTAAGTAGCTTGTTAAGTGTATGTTATAATCGGGTTTCTATACTTAATGATAAAGCTGCATGgcatgcttttgagttttgagcgTATTTcctgatttaatttcttttattcattAAATCAGATCTATTAGCAAATCAATtatcactaattgatttgattaatttattatatgtataatagAGCTACAAATAAAACAGGGAACATAGATGTTGTGGGATGAATTGAAACTGCAAAGAGATTTGGCCTATGGAAGAGGTGTGTGCTTGATAACCctcttctatatatatttttttaatgcctATTGCAGAAATCTAAATATGATgctaagtaatttttattttttaaagatgaaAACTATAACTGAGTCcatctgtattttattttttacttatagATTTTTTCCCTTAAATTTGTTATCTTATGTGTGCTTAAACCTCAACTATAGATGCCACATTAGCATCATTGTTTGTTATCATAGCTTCTTCTATTAACGGAGACAAATTTACATCATGTTTTGGCACTTTTATCaagttttataattttcttatagcatttttttcattttctactTTTAAATTATTTCTATAAACGTTTAAATCTTTGAGAAGCAATTTTTggtaatttactcaattttaataaatttcaTTAGTTGAATTAAAAATGGAAAAGAATCTATTTTATTCATAACTGTTAAAATCTCGATTTacctcttaaaattttttgatattatgattttaaataaattaattaattttattatttgattttattatttaaacttgTTATAATTCCATGTTTTAGTACTTAATTTGCTTTTTCGGTTGAGATTATCAACGAAAAGTTTATGATGGGACCATCGGTATAAAGTCCCATCGATATAAAATCCAGTAACTGCTTTCACTCATTTCATGTATAATTAGTCCAAATTTGCAAAACATATCAAATGATCAAATACTTGAATCCAGCATACCCATATTAAGCACATTCGTAgctaaattacaaaaagaaaaacaacagcaaaaaaaacaaaaacaaaaacaaaaacagattCATAATTTGGCATTTCATGAGCAATTTGTCACCAAAGGCCATTGTCCATCACAGCCGAAATGATGCCTTTAAGTGTTTCCTGCATGACATTGAAAGTAGCATTGCTCagtatttctttcttttccttttcaattttggACCTTCAGTAGAGAAAAGCATATACCAGTATATGTACCTTAGAATGGTCTTTAAGACCAAGCGAGAGCACCAGTGGCTTAGAGGAGCCAGAGAGACTACAAATTAGGAATAGGGTATATATCAATATAATTTAGCTAAGTTGCACAAGCACAAGTATGTCTTAAAAGCATCTCTTGTAATGGATCTTTGTATTCTGAACGTCGAAcgttttttggctgaaattacaATACCGGAAACACTACAGAAGATGTGCAATTTCAACCAAGTTTCTCCTAACAAGGAAGAGTAGTTACCTTATCTTCTCAATCAGTTGACGGGCACACGCAGCCAACATTGGCTGCAGCAAATGAAGTTAGCAAAATATAAGGACAACCATCATTTAGAATATCAACATGAACAAATAATTGCGACAGGAAAGCCTACCTCATCCCGTTTGCCAAATATAACAGAAACATTGAACGTTGGATTAATCGACACACCTTCCTTCCTGGCATTGGAAAAACATGTGATAATGCAAAGCATCACTTTTTTAGAAAGTGCAAGACAATCCTAATTCAAGTTGGCAAAATAGAAAATGGAATTTTCTAAAGTCGTAGTTCTCACAACAATTTTTTCGTGTAGCTGTTTAATTTGAAAGTTCCAATTTCCccgaaaaagtaaaattgcatacaCATCTTTAACTTTTAATGAAGTATATTGAAACTTAAAAACAATTTAATGTAATTAAGCCATTCATTATGCCGAGAGTATTATCTAGGTCATCCCAACCAAATTAACCTTAAAGACACCGTCTTCGGCAAACTCTGTTAGTATAAAAAATCTCAGTCTCTAATTACAGACAAACTTCATTGAAAGAATGACCTATCATATCCTACACAATCATTACTTTCCGCCAAAAGATAGATCACCTTCCTTGTATCTAATTATAGAATACTAGTATCTGTAGTAGAATTCCATAACAACACATTATGCACAAACAACCAAACCTTAACTTCAAGGGTGGTGTAGTGAATTTCCATGAACCCACATAAGGAGACAGTAGTGAAAGAAATAGGGGAAAAAGTAATGAGAACTTCACAGTTTACAACCAAACATGTACCATGAATTTATCCCAGGAACACAATGGCATGGCTTAATTACTTACAAATATACTCAAATATACTTCATTTCTCAAGCAAAATGTAAACAAAACCAATGGTATAGGTACCTGGCATGCAGTATTGTCCCCATGGTTCCTATTTGAGTGGCTATAACCTGATAAGTGGGTCAAAAGGTTAAGACTGAAGCCATGAAAACATATATGTAGAAGAGGCAAATGAACAAAGTCCACCTACCTGAAAATGATCTTCATAACTCATAACAATAATATGTGTTTTGTTTCCCtgacaagcacaaacaaacaggcTCAGTTATATAGAAAGCAAGTAGAGATAACTGCATCCACCCCTTtttaatacaaaattattttttttgtagcaAACAAATATCAAGCTTTTCCACGGGCATGCATACCTTGATTACAACAGAGAAATGATTGTGGCGTACAGGAAACTGTGGGAAAGGCAAAGTGCTGGTGTTTGAATTCATTGGCAGGAGTGAAGGTTCTGATTTTGATATGGCACTACTTGATTCATCAACTTGCACAATGGATTGAGTCATTCAGTCACTGCTTTAACACAGTCAACCCTAGCATCACCATTATCACACACAAACACTAAAGTACTAAACCCTAAGCAGACAAACACAGGTAATGGAAAGGGCCTACCTGCACGGTGCAGATGGACGGAGTTGGCAACATGCAGAGGCGCAGAGAGGCGGCGCCAACGGAGGGGGAGGAGCCGATTGGCGCCGAGGCAGAGAGAATGAGAGCGGGACTGGGCCAGAGGGTGGGAGGACTAGAAACTcaaaaagacaagaaaaaaatagttattaaaaattaaaaattcacatAGGATTTGTCTATGTTAAAGTTATTAGATGTATACGATTTAAtatgtttgattaaattattatttaataattttaaattattaattttgtatgaaaatatttatatgtaaattgttagagaaaatttattattttttagagacgttaaaataaattttttatttataaaatatatattttttggtaatttaaaatttttttaatttattttaaatttttgtgttaactaatattatttttatttaaatttttttaattttttcttaaaaaaagtaaagttaacattagtaatataaatatttttaaatgaattaaagataatattttttaaaagttataaaaaaaaaagaatatatattttacaataaAGAGAAAGAGAGTGTCATTTTAATATCTCTAAAAAAAAGTGgaattttctcaaatttttattattaaaaaattattgaaatgcACAATAGAATAATATAGGACAAATTGTAATCTTAAGAGGGTGAATACATTGTCGagtctaaattcaaaaatatttttctatagacaatatttaaagtgcgatgaGTAGAGTGTATTCTTTATTAGAACTTTTATCCATGAAAAATAATATagaatcaatataatttattattttttattaattaattattaatattaaaaaatatagactaaaaatatattattaaattaaaaaaaattagattaataattaaaaaataataaattttacaaacTCCTAAATATTTCTCTCTACTCAATTGCTATGTACACTCTAAGATATCATATAGAAAGAGAGTTTATGGAGAGATGGAGATCCACGCGAAATTATAGTGAAAACCACCAAGTACTACCAAATGGCATGTTTGGTTTAAAGTTATGTGTAGACTATAGTACGTCCCTCAACAATATTTGTTTAAGATTGGTGCTTCATCTCAAATGATCAACTTTGTGTGAGAGATAAAACTTTCTACGAAGATCCTTGCTTAATGTTACAAATTGAATCCCAATCCATGTTAGGAGGAACTTTGAACTGGATGCAATACCACTTAACACCATGTTGAGGAAATTTGACCTCCTTATGTAAatgttgataataataataataataatatattctataaaataattttttaccagTCCTCTATAGCCATAGATAAAAAGTAAAATCCACTAATATCACTTGTAATATCATTTAATCAATAGCATTTTTTGTTTTGCCACGATTGAAAGGTTAATCAAGTTCTGTTAATAATTCCTTTttgtatataaattataaaatgaaaggTTGTCTTCTTTGGCAGTTGTGTACTTTAAATCATGCTATCATATACCAATTccttttaatttacaaaattataaCAAAAGGAATACCAATATTTAGTTAGTTCAAGAGATTCGATACGTATTATCTTTTAGTAGTGAACCAATGGATTTTCAtactctaaaaaataataattataacaataaaaaaaagagaatgaaagagcaAAAACCAAAAGAGCCGCCCCACGATTATAAAGTACAGTTTGAAAGCTTGGGATTTATGTATGTGTTGACGATGAGAACGGGCAATAACACATCCACTACTAATGATGTTGTTGCTACACTCTTCAGAGAGAGACAGGGAAACACCTCAAAGCTTAAATGTCTCCTTTGCCAAAAGCAATTGGAACTTTAATTTCCCACATTTTTGGGTAATGAGACATTAAAAATATGGCACATTATTGTCCAATCCTTTTAGTGACCCTATAGTATGAGGAGAACAACTAAGTTACTATGCAATGGTTTATCCCTGCCACGTTGCACAATGATGttgattaataaaaaagaggGACAAAAGATTATTCATTATGATTCCATGCTATATCATGGCATTATCGCCTCTCATGTTCTCAAACATAATGAAACATTTATATGCCAAAGAACTTGGAGCAGACGTGTGGATAACATTATATTTTGCTTTTCAAAGGAAACAATCATGACAAGGGTTGAAAACTTGAAACGCTATTGCATCTTGTATGACCCATGTGAATACTACAAAATATAATGTCAAGATTTTTCTACAATTAGCTGAAGTTCATTACaaataatgtttaaaattaattaacctCTCTACTCATACGACTTCTTTAAGCATATaactcttattttatatatacgcGTGTGTGTAATCATTTATACCAAGAATAGtctaattaaaattatgaatCACTACCACTCTTCCTATGGGCATTTCtaaccttttcttcttcttcaatcttcaatggGATTTTGTAATTGAAGCATGAAAGTAACAACGAAACAGAGACACACACAACACACTAGTGAGATAGCCTCTGTTGTGTACTGCGTGTAATTGCGTTGCTAGTGAGGTAGCCCACATCGGGGTGGAGTAGCGAACAAGAACCACAGCCTTTGATATAAAAAGAGCATGGCTGTACTGAGCAACTCATACCTTTCTCGGCCTTTTGGCTAAGATCAAGTGTAGTATCTGTTCTTATCAGTTTAATATCTGATATGTGGGCCATTGGTCCACACgatattaaatttatttcttgAGGGGGAGTGGGCCGCACAGTAGCTTGCTACTGGGCCTCTCGAGCGTCGCCCATGCGTTGCACTATTGCAAGGGCCTGGCGCACCCCATCAAGCCCAGTTTAAATACTTGGTTATCTTGTAATGGCTGATTATTAATTTACCGAAAGAAAAAGAGACTGTTTAGTCGGAAGATCCTTCATTTTTCAGGAAATAGAGGTGGCATAGGCCATGTAGTGTAGTTTATATTtatactcaaaaataaaaaatatattgatgCAATGTTGGCTACTGATTGCACAAAGGACAGACCCAAGTGAAGAAGATAAGAGATTGGCAGCCACAGACCAACCCAGCCTCTTGTTCTTCTATTGGCCTCGGGATGAGGCAAAtaagattttggatttttttttccaaaaataattaCTGTTAGAGACACACCATAGGAGCTGTAAAATGAACTCCTTAAGTGCACCAATTCCATGCAAATTTTACACTAAGGAACCAAATCTTAGAAGaggaagaagcagcagcagcatTATATTTTCTTCTACATCCTCCACTACAAGCACAACCACCATTAAACCCTCAAAAGATGAGTCTTACACTGTTAGTTTCAAGACACAAAGGGCTTGCAAGCTTGGCATTTCAAGGTACCCTGATTTCGAATATGATGCACAAGGTGGAATTGGAACTGGTTCTGTTGCAAAGGTGGCCACAGATAACATTAATGAGCTTCTTGTTTCATTTGACCTTGAAACACTCTATATTCCACCACTAACTAATTCTACAACCAAGTTTCTGGGGTTGCCACTGCCCCCATTCTTGAAGATTGATATAGTCCCAGAAGCATTCCAAGGAACCATTAACAAGACTCTGGCAAGGTAATCAATTTAATCTCATAGGAGATTAGTCTTTGAACTCTACAATTTTACATATATGGCAAAGTAATTCTTACATCAATAGTGGGAATTGAACTTAAATTCTTGTTAGATACGATATTTATTAACTGTGCCAATCATCTTTGTAACAAGCTAGGTTGATTTTGAATTCAAGGCCAAGTTCTTGTTTTCTGCTGGGAGTATCTACAAGGCTCCACCACTAATGGTGAAGACAGTGTTGACATCTGAAGAATCAAAGGGTGATATGAAAAATGGAAGAGGGAAGAGATTGGATGAAGAGGGGAATTGCAGGCTGGTTGGTGTGGCAAAAGTTGATCCAATAGATGATTTTCTCATGAATTCCTTTCTTACCCTTCCAACTGAGTGTCTTGCTGAACTCAATGCTGTGATCTCAATTTTTATCTCATCTTAAAGAAGAGATCATCATCACACTTTGGATATTTTGAAacctattttaattcatttcataATCCAAGTTGGAAATATTGAGTTCACACTTTGGATATTTTGAAacctattttaattcatttcataATCCAAGTTGGAAATATTGAGTAAAGGCTTCGGTGAATACATAAGTTAAATTTGGATTAAGTTATTCATTCTAGAGCTTACTGTTCTGTGTATAGCAATAATGCTGAAGCCTATAGTGCATTACAATATAATAGACcccattttatttgtattttgtatgACAAATTGGTAACTGTATAGTTGTTAGTGTATTATTATCGGTTTTTactttgtatttatatttgtatttctCTGCTATATTGATCTTTTTTATTGTTCATgcttaaggattcacttattatgTTCTTGAAATTTGGATGTGAAATTTGAGAATGTCACAAGTTATAATATCCATGGCCAATTTACGTGAGCTACATAAACATTAATGTatataactatattttataagtatttattaCCTTAAATAAAAATCATGATACTAAGATGGTTCAAAGAACGTATTTAAAGtaaatagtaaataatctaaacaAAGACTTGGAAAAAGAATATATTAAAATCCAGGGACAAAAGCTGAGAGCTTTGAATCAGGGAGGACAAAAAAACTTCACATCTAACAATAATCTATAAAAACGTCTGTTTTCCAAACTAAAGACGCCAAGATCTTGAGCAAGAGCATAGTCACATGATTTTATCTCTATCATGTTATCTGAGAAGAATATCTGATTTCCTGTCTTTGGATAAGATGCGGGTATTTGAACAGAAGAAGTAAATCCGATCATTAGTATGTAATCACCCAAATTATAAACTCTTGaccattttttttccattttttttcagtTCATAGATGTCGAATTTGTAAGTTTCAACACATTCGCTGTCTCTTCTATCCAAAGGAATGCGAAAATGTCTTACCAACATTAACAAACTTCCATTGGCACATCCAATCAGATATTTAAGCGTTAAAGTGCTTCTGTCAACTCGGGATGGAGGTCTGACTTCATGGATTCCTCCCTCAAGCCGCCCTGATTTTGTCTTTGTATCAAATTCATATAACTGGCCAGCATGGTTTACTGCATATATCTTCACTCCAAAAAATATAACATCTTCAAACTCGGTATCTCTAGTTGGAAATTCTACCCATCTCATATCATTAGGCTTATAAAAAGCTAATCGGTTACGAGGTCCATATATGGCAGCCGCCATCAAATTATGATTGTTGCAGTCAGGAGGTGAATTTATAACAACCTTCCAAAGTTGAATTTTATGAGTCGAATCTCGATCTAAGGTGTAACTTTCGTCGTCTGGAAAATCCAACAGAGTGTATTCATCTCCATGATTATCAGGCTCGTACTTAATTACATTAGGAAAAGTTGAGATGTGAGGAAGACCAAACTCAACATTTGTAAATGGATTTAACAGTAGCACGGTACCTTCAGATAAGGATACCATAATTAACCATCCATGAGAAGAACCACGGATGTCATAGTTCTGCATCTGCATGTTTGGCAGCATGACATGGTAGATTCTCCGCTCTTTAAGGCCGTGAGTAACAAGAATTGCTTGACCTGCAACAGGTAATTGCACGATCTCCTCGTCTTCATAAGAATTCTTCTCTGTTTCTTCAGGTATTAGCAGCCACGGAACATTGTTGGCATTGGGAATCTTTGGAAGTTTCAACCTCCATTCTTTGCAAACCAATCCAAGTTGGATATAATCATCGTATGAAAAAAACCGTGTTGATATTTCTAGCAACAAATCTTCATCAATGTGTGCCCATCCATCAGTATCACCCATGTCTGAGGTACAAGCaatgataagaaaatagaaatcaaggataaaagataagaaaaagaccACACAAAAATATAACAGAAACATAAAAAGATAggtaaagaatttttttaaacttttaaaaaaattgttcttaGTAACTTAAGTTACTTACAAGTTTTTTGACATTCAAAGAATCTATTCTTAACAATCTAGATTAGAGGGAtaaaaagtcacaaaaaaaaattagaggaaTGGAAATTAAAAGGATACTAATATATAATTACCTTAGTGTTAGATCTTTCAATCTTTTTCATaaacaaatcactcacctcacttaatcacacaataaaaaTGCGTATAAAGCAAC
Coding sequences within it:
- the LOC112802778 gene encoding uncharacterized protein gives rise to the protein MTQSIVQVDESSSAISKSEPSLLPMNSNTSTLPFPQFPVRHNHFSVVIKGNKTHIIVMSYEDHFQVIATQIGTMGTILHARKEGVSINPTFNVSVIFGKRDEPMLAACARQLIEKISLSGSSKPLVLSLGLKDHSKETLKGIISAVMDNGLW
- the LOC112802781 gene encoding uncharacterized protein, with protein sequence MGDTDGWAHIDEDLLLEISTRFFSYDDYIQLGLVCKEWRLKLPKIPNANNVPWLLIPEETEKNSYEDEEIVQLPVAGQAILVTHGLKERRIYHVMLPNMQMQNYDIRGSSHGWLIMVSLSEGTVLLLNPFTNVEFGLPHISTFPNVIKYEPDNHGDEYTLLDFPDDESYTLDRDSTHKIQLWKVVINSPPDCNNHNLMAAAIYGPRNRLAFYKPNDMRWVEFPTRDTEFEDVIFFGVKIYAVNHAGQLYEFDTKTKSGRLEGGIHEVRPPSRVDRSTLTLKYLIGCANGSLLMLVRHFRIPLDRRDSECVETYKFDIYELKKNGKKMVKSL